One genomic window of Canis aureus isolate CA01 chromosome 15, VMU_Caureus_v.1.0, whole genome shotgun sequence includes the following:
- the LOC144285027 gene encoding taste receptor type 2 member 62-like yields the protein MSSSPTLIFMVIFFLESLAAMLQNGFMVTVLGREWVRRRTLPAGDMIVASLAASRFCLHGVAILNNLLIFFGFHFIRDYYNTLWHFVNTLTLWLTAWLAVFYCVKVAVFSHPVFFWLKWRISRLVPRLLLGSLVLVGLTVISSAIVTGILKQMIASKSSQGNSTWAERVQAFYRSFHPFDVMLMWSVPFLLFLVSMLLLVFSLCRHLGLMRNYRQDPCDPSTRVHTMALKSLVFFLVFYTSYFLSLVVVAIEITNFQSHWYWAWEVVTYASICLHSSMLVLRSPKLRKVLMTRLWKALDKG from the coding sequence ATGTCCTCCTCACCTACATTGATCTTCATGGTCATCTTCTTCCTGGAGTCGTTGGCTGCAATGCTGCAGAATGGCTTCATGGTTACTGTGTTGGGCAGGGAGTGGGTGCGACGCCGGACGCTGCCTGCAGGTGACATGATTGTGGCCTCCCTGGCTGCCTCCCGGTTCTGCCTGCATGGGGTGGCCATCCTGAACAACCTCTTGATCTTCTTTGGTTTTCACTTCATAAGGGACTATTACAACACCCTCTGGCACTTTGTCAACACTCTCACTCTCTGGCTCACTGCCTGGCTTGCTGTCTTCTACTGTGTGAAGGTCGCCGTCTTCTCTCACCCGGTCTTCTTCTGGCTGAAATGGAGGATTTCTCGGTTAGTGCCCAGGCTGCTGCTGGGCTCCCTGGTCTTAGTTGGCCTGACAGTCATCTCATCAGCCATTGTGACTGGAATTCTGAAACAGATGATTGCCTCCAAGAGTTCCCAAGGAAACAGCACCTGGGCTGAGAGAGTACAGGCCTTCTATAGGTCTTTTCATCCATTTGATGTAATGCTTATGTGGTCAGTTCCATTCCTCCTGTTCTTGGTGTCCATGCTCTTGCTTGTGTTCTCACTGTGCCGGCATTTGGGGTTGATGAGGAACTATAGACAGGACCCATGTGATCCTAGCACCCGGGTTCACACGATGGCCCTGAAGTCACTTGTCTTCTTCCTTGTCTTCTACACATCATATTTCCTGTCTCTGGTTGTTGTTGCTATAGAAATAACAAACTTCCAGAGTCACTGGTACTGGGCCTGGGAAGTGGTAACCTATGCGAGCATCTGTCTGCACTCCAGCATGCTGGTGCTAAGGAGCCCCAAACTGAGAAAGGTCCTGATGACCAGGCTTTGGAAAGCTCTGGACAAAGGCTGA